Proteins from a genomic interval of Streptomyces fodineus:
- a CDS encoding nitrilase-related carbon-nitrogen hydrolase, which translates to MSRVIRAALFQTAWTGDKESMIQVHEQAARDAAAQGAQVLCFQELFYGPYFCQVQDKAFYEYAERIPEGPTVQRFQALARELGIVLVLPMYEEEQPGVLYNTAAVIDADGSYLGKYRKTHIPQVQGFWEKFYFRPGNSGWPVFDTAAGRIGVYICYDRHFPEGWRALGLAGAEIVFNPSATSRGLSRYLWQLEQPAAAVANEYFVGAINRVGVEDLGDNDFYGTTYFVDPEAQFVGEVAGDKETELVVRDLDLAKLREVRDRWQFYRDRAPGAYEPLTAP; encoded by the coding sequence ATGAGCCGAGTGATCCGTGCCGCCCTCTTCCAGACCGCGTGGACCGGCGACAAGGAATCCATGATCCAGGTCCACGAGCAGGCGGCCCGCGACGCGGCCGCGCAGGGCGCCCAAGTCCTCTGCTTCCAGGAGCTGTTCTACGGCCCCTACTTCTGCCAGGTCCAGGACAAGGCCTTCTACGAGTACGCCGAGCGGATCCCCGAGGGGCCGACCGTCCAGCGCTTCCAGGCCCTCGCCCGCGAGCTGGGCATCGTCCTGGTCCTGCCCATGTACGAGGAGGAGCAGCCGGGCGTCCTGTACAACACCGCCGCCGTGATCGACGCGGACGGCTCCTACCTCGGCAAGTACCGCAAGACCCACATCCCGCAGGTCCAGGGGTTCTGGGAGAAGTTCTACTTCCGCCCGGGCAACAGCGGCTGGCCCGTCTTCGACACGGCCGCCGGCCGGATCGGCGTCTACATCTGCTACGACCGTCACTTCCCGGAGGGCTGGCGGGCGCTGGGCCTGGCCGGAGCCGAGATCGTCTTCAACCCCTCGGCCACCTCGCGCGGCCTGTCCCGCTACCTCTGGCAGCTGGAACAGCCGGCGGCGGCCGTCGCCAACGAGTACTTCGTCGGCGCGATCAACCGGGTCGGCGTGGAGGACCTGGGCGACAACGACTTCTACGGCACGACCTACTTCGTGGACCCCGAGGCCCAGTTCGTCGGCGAGGTGGCCGGCGACAAGGAGACCGAACTGGTCGTCCGGGACCTGGACTTGGCCAAGCTGAGGGAGGTCCGCGACCGCTGGCAGTTCTACCGGGACCGGGCGCCGGGGGCGTACGAACCGCTGACGGCGCCCTGA
- a CDS encoding PucR family transcriptional regulator — protein MTTTSESRYGWEPALSVRQVLTLERVLAGEPEVVAGRAQLDRPVRWVHVAEAADVGVMLSGGEMVLTTGVLLAGDEAKQAEYIQSLHRAEAAAVVLGLGRAFPAPPEVMRRAAERCGLPMVVLHRPFPFAELTEEVQSRLVRRKFAAVSLSETVRTELTALITAGAPLQRLLDEVARHSGCPVVVTNLAHRVLATAGERSAVDDVLRDWERVARQASACADGGWIGAELGGRGERWGRLLLCGYRGDTATGRLLADRAAEALVLHRMLGGGANSWEEESAQSLLTDLVSGAVPAFRLLPRARAAGLPVNRRTFVPLVVLGRTADELDRALRLLGMSGLVAELADGAAVVLLSLARDQDAEALTAHFAARLRAGSRAVVAASDPRTAWDDVPAGLREARHVADAVADSPHALDLPAVVRLKDVHLRGLIRLLRDDPHVQSFAERELDGLLCDAEPELLNVLRTYLATGRNKSRTAQLHHVSRPALYRRLEAIQTRLGVDLDDFEQAASVHIALLAHDAQQE, from the coding sequence ATGACCACCACCTCGGAGTCCCGGTACGGCTGGGAACCCGCCCTCTCCGTCCGCCAGGTGCTCACCCTGGAGCGGGTGCTCGCCGGGGAGCCAGAGGTGGTCGCGGGCCGGGCACAGCTCGACCGGCCGGTGCGCTGGGTGCATGTCGCCGAGGCCGCCGACGTCGGGGTGATGCTCAGCGGCGGCGAGATGGTGCTCACCACCGGCGTGCTCCTGGCCGGGGACGAGGCCAAGCAGGCCGAGTACATCCAGTCGCTGCACCGGGCGGAGGCCGCGGCCGTCGTACTCGGCCTCGGGCGGGCCTTCCCGGCGCCGCCCGAAGTGATGCGCCGGGCCGCCGAGCGGTGCGGGCTGCCCATGGTCGTCCTGCACCGGCCGTTCCCCTTCGCCGAGCTGACCGAGGAGGTCCAGTCCCGGCTGGTGCGGCGGAAGTTCGCCGCCGTCAGCCTCTCGGAGACGGTACGGACCGAACTCACCGCCCTGATCACGGCCGGCGCGCCCCTGCAGCGCCTGCTCGACGAGGTCGCCCGGCACAGCGGCTGCCCGGTCGTCGTCACCAACCTCGCCCACCGCGTCCTCGCCACGGCGGGGGAGCGCTCCGCCGTGGACGACGTGCTGCGCGACTGGGAGCGGGTCGCCCGGCAGGCCTCCGCATGCGCCGACGGCGGCTGGATCGGCGCCGAACTCGGCGGGCGCGGGGAGCGCTGGGGCCGGCTGCTGCTGTGCGGCTACCGGGGCGACACGGCCACCGGGCGGCTGCTCGCCGACCGGGCCGCCGAGGCGCTGGTCCTGCACCGCATGCTCGGCGGCGGCGCCAACTCCTGGGAGGAGGAGTCCGCGCAGAGCCTGCTGACCGACCTGGTCTCCGGGGCCGTACCGGCCTTCCGGCTGCTGCCCCGGGCGCGTGCGGCCGGGCTGCCGGTCAACCGGCGCACCTTCGTCCCGCTCGTCGTCCTCGGCCGCACCGCGGACGAACTCGACCGCGCGCTGCGCCTGCTGGGGATGTCCGGACTGGTCGCCGAACTCGCCGACGGCGCGGCCGTGGTGCTGCTCAGCCTCGCCCGGGACCAGGACGCCGAGGCCCTCACCGCCCACTTCGCGGCCCGGCTGCGCGCCGGGTCACGGGCCGTGGTCGCCGCCAGCGACCCGCGTACCGCCTGGGACGACGTGCCCGCCGGACTGCGCGAGGCCCGCCATGTCGCGGACGCCGTCGCCGACTCCCCCCACGCCCTCGACCTCCCGGCCGTCGTACGCCTGAAGGACGTACACCTGCGCGGCCTGATCCGGCTGCTGCGCGACGATCCGCACGTGCAGTCCTTCGCCGAGCGGGAACTGGACGGGCTGCTGTGCGACGCCGAGCCGGAACTGCTGAACGTGCTGCGCACGTACCTGGCGACCGGCCGCAACAAGTCCCGCACCGCGCAGCTCCACCATGTCTCCCGGCCCGCCCTCTACCGCCGCCTGGAGGCCATACAGACCCGCCTCGGCGTCGACCTGGACGACTTCGAACAGGCGGCCTCCGTGCACATCGCGCTCCTCGCGCATGACGCGCAACAGGAGTGA
- a CDS encoding aspartate aminotransferase family protein, protein MNDLYSRHRQVMPDWLALYYDEPIEITHGEGRHVWDSAGNKYLDFFGGILTTMTAHALPEVTKAVSEQAGRIIHSSTLYLNRPMVELAERIAQVSGIPDARVFFTTSGTEANDTALLLATAYRRSNTVLAMRNSYHGRSFSTVGITGNRGWSPTSLSPLQTLYVHGGVRTRGPFAELDDRAFIDACVADLKDILGHTRPPAALIAEPIQGVGGFTSPPDGLYAAFREVLQEHGILWIADEVQTGWGRTGEHLWGWQAHAHSGPPDLVTFAKGIGNGTSIGGVIARAEIMNCLDANSISTFGGTQLTMAAGLANLTYLLEHDLQGNARRVGGLLIERLRAVAAQLPGVREVRGRGLMIGIELVKPGTDEADPRAAAAVLEAAREGGLLIGKGGGHNTSALRIAPPLSLTVAEAEEGAAILERALRSTY, encoded by the coding sequence GTGAACGACCTCTACTCCCGCCACCGCCAGGTGATGCCGGACTGGCTCGCGCTCTACTACGACGAGCCGATCGAGATCACCCACGGCGAGGGCCGCCACGTCTGGGACTCCGCCGGCAACAAGTACCTGGACTTCTTCGGCGGCATCCTGACGACGATGACCGCACACGCACTGCCCGAAGTGACGAAGGCGGTCAGCGAGCAGGCCGGGCGGATCATCCACTCCTCGACGCTCTACCTGAACCGGCCGATGGTCGAACTCGCCGAGCGCATCGCCCAGGTGAGCGGCATCCCGGACGCCCGGGTCTTCTTCACCACCTCCGGCACCGAGGCCAACGACACCGCCCTGCTGCTCGCCACCGCCTACCGCCGCAGCAACACCGTCCTCGCGATGCGCAACAGCTACCACGGCCGCTCCTTCAGCACGGTCGGCATCACCGGCAACCGCGGCTGGTCACCGACCTCGCTGTCCCCGCTGCAGACCCTGTACGTCCACGGCGGCGTGCGCACCCGGGGCCCGTTCGCCGAGCTGGACGACCGCGCGTTCATCGACGCCTGCGTCGCCGACCTCAAGGACATCCTCGGCCACACCCGGCCGCCCGCCGCGCTGATCGCCGAACCGATCCAGGGCGTCGGCGGCTTCACCTCCCCGCCCGACGGACTCTACGCCGCCTTCCGCGAGGTCCTGCAAGAGCACGGCATCCTGTGGATCGCCGACGAGGTGCAGACCGGCTGGGGCCGCACCGGCGAGCACCTCTGGGGCTGGCAGGCGCATGCCCACAGCGGCCCGCCGGACCTCGTCACCTTCGCCAAGGGCATCGGCAACGGCACCTCGATCGGCGGGGTGATCGCCCGCGCCGAGATCATGAACTGCCTTGACGCCAACAGCATTTCGACGTTCGGCGGCACCCAGCTCACCATGGCCGCCGGCCTGGCCAATCTCACCTACCTCCTCGAACACGACCTCCAGGGCAACGCCCGCCGGGTCGGCGGCCTGCTCATCGAGCGCCTGCGGGCCGTCGCCGCCCAGCTGCCCGGCGTGCGCGAGGTCCGCGGGCGCGGCCTGATGATCGGCATCGAGCTGGTCAAGCCCGGCACCGACGAGGCCGATCCGCGGGCGGCCGCCGCCGTGCTGGAGGCGGCCCGCGAGGGCGGGCTGCTCATCGGCAAGGGCGGCGGCCACAACACCAGCGCCCTGCGCATCGCCCCTCCGCTGTCGCTCACCGTCGCGGAGGCCGAGGAGGGCGCGGCGATCCTGGAACGGGCGCTCAGGAGTACGTACTAG
- a CDS encoding nitrilase-related carbon-nitrogen hydrolase has translation MANVVRAALVQATWTGDTESMVAKHEEHAREAARQGARVIGFQEVFNSPYFCQVQEPEHYRWAEPVPDGPTVRRMQDLARETGMVVVVPVFEVEQSGFYYNTAAVIDADGTYLGKYRKHHIPQVKGFWEKYYFKPGNLGWPVFDTAVGKVGVYICYDRHFPEGWRQLGLNGAQLVYNPSATHRGLSAHLWQLEQPAAAVANEYFIAAINRIGQEEYGDNDFYGTSYFVDPRGQFVGEVASDKSEELLVRDLDFDLIEQVRQQWAFYRDRRPDAYEGLVQP, from the coding sequence ATGGCCAACGTCGTACGAGCCGCACTGGTCCAGGCCACCTGGACCGGCGACACCGAGTCCATGGTGGCGAAGCACGAGGAGCACGCCCGCGAGGCGGCCCGCCAGGGTGCCCGGGTCATCGGGTTCCAGGAAGTCTTCAACTCGCCCTACTTCTGCCAGGTCCAGGAGCCGGAGCACTACCGCTGGGCCGAGCCGGTACCCGACGGGCCGACCGTGCGGCGGATGCAGGATCTCGCGCGCGAGACCGGCATGGTCGTCGTGGTCCCCGTCTTCGAGGTCGAGCAGTCCGGCTTCTACTACAACACCGCCGCCGTGATCGACGCCGACGGCACCTACCTCGGCAAGTACCGCAAGCACCACATCCCCCAGGTCAAGGGCTTCTGGGAGAAGTACTACTTCAAGCCGGGAAACCTCGGGTGGCCCGTCTTCGACACGGCCGTCGGCAAGGTCGGCGTCTACATCTGCTACGACCGGCACTTCCCGGAGGGCTGGCGGCAACTCGGGCTCAACGGAGCCCAGTTGGTCTACAACCCGTCGGCCACGCACCGCGGGCTGTCCGCCCATCTGTGGCAACTGGAGCAGCCCGCCGCCGCCGTCGCCAACGAGTACTTCATCGCGGCCATCAACCGGATCGGCCAGGAGGAGTACGGCGACAACGACTTCTACGGGACCAGTTACTTCGTCGATCCACGCGGGCAGTTCGTCGGCGAGGTCGCGAGCGACAAGTCCGAGGAACTCCTCGTCCGCGACCTCGATTTCGACCTGATCGAGCAGGTGCGGCAGCAGTGGGCCTTCTACCGCGACCGCCGCCCCGACGCCTACGAAGGGCTGGTGCAGCCGTGA